A genome region from Bacteroidales bacterium includes the following:
- a CDS encoding Smr/MutS family protein produces the protein MVYPQNFEYKIGFDKIRNLLKELCLSALGRERVDNISFLTNYSLIHQFINQVEEFKNVCQHEDNFPLNYYLDCRPFLEKAKIEGTYIEAEELVSLQKSLLTVKAVLNFFKNDNDLKYNHLLKLTEKIKLYPYIYDEIEKIINKHGKIKDKASTELAHIRKKISSKQANVSKQISKILNSAKEQGWVDADVSLSIRNGRMVIPVLSANKRKINGFVHDESSTGKTSFIEPSEIVETNNEIKELEYAEKREIIKILINFTNNIRPYIDELIYYYQFLGIIDFIRAKTLLAIKLKSIKPAFVNERIIDWHNAKHPLLFLSHIKENKRIVPLTIFLDHEQRIILISGPNAGGKSVCLKTVGLLQYMLQCGLLVPMSEQSKMGIFENIFIDIGDEQSIENDLSTYSSHLLNMKYFIRKTDENTLLLIDEFGTGTEPMLGGAIAESLLNKLNDKNTFGVITTHYTNLKHFASQKEGIVNGAMLYDSNKLEPIFQLEIGKPGSSFAFEIARKIGLPEDILDSAKEKIGEEHIHFDKHLKNIVRDKRYWENKRKKIRISEKKLLEIIEKQSKELNEAQSKKKNIVEQANIEAKELLSSVNKKIENTIRKIKESDAEKEKTKSIRKEFEEFKTNIEKKQDSHNKIITDKIHKLKKIENQLKKKNPELVKEKPIKNKNEPDYIIRIGDKVKIIDQQAAGEVIDMNEKNIVIGIGNIITTISKDKLEKISNNEFRRITGKRSSSITAWDPHKRKLNFKPGIDIRGKRADEALRIVAEYIDEAIVVEAKEVKILHGKGDGILRQIIRDYLKTINLIKSCNDEHIDAGGAGITVVNF, from the coding sequence ATGGTTTATCCCCAGAATTTTGAATATAAGATAGGTTTTGACAAAATCAGGAATTTGCTTAAAGAACTTTGTTTAAGTGCTCTCGGTAGAGAGCGTGTTGATAATATAAGTTTTTTGACAAATTATTCCCTTATTCATCAATTTATTAATCAGGTTGAAGAATTTAAAAACGTTTGCCAACATGAAGATAATTTCCCCTTAAATTATTATTTAGATTGCAGACCTTTTTTAGAAAAAGCTAAAATCGAAGGAACTTATATTGAAGCAGAAGAACTTGTTAGTTTACAAAAATCATTATTAACAGTAAAAGCAGTTTTAAATTTTTTCAAAAATGATAATGACTTAAAGTACAATCATTTATTAAAACTTACTGAAAAAATAAAACTATATCCATACATATATGATGAAATAGAAAAAATAATTAATAAACATGGTAAAATAAAAGACAAAGCATCTACTGAACTCGCACATATAAGAAAAAAAATTTCAAGCAAACAGGCAAATGTTTCAAAACAAATATCAAAAATACTAAATTCTGCCAAAGAGCAGGGTTGGGTTGATGCTGATGTGTCTTTATCAATCAGAAACGGACGTATGGTAATACCTGTTTTGTCAGCAAACAAAAGAAAAATAAACGGCTTTGTTCATGATGAATCATCCACAGGAAAAACTTCTTTTATTGAACCTTCGGAAATTGTTGAGACAAATAACGAAATTAAAGAACTTGAATATGCTGAAAAACGTGAAATAATAAAAATACTGATTAATTTCACAAATAATATAAGACCTTATATTGATGAACTTATTTATTACTATCAATTCTTGGGGATTATTGATTTTATAAGAGCCAAAACATTATTAGCAATAAAACTGAAATCAATTAAACCTGCTTTTGTAAACGAGCGAATAATTGATTGGCACAATGCAAAACATCCTTTATTATTTCTATCGCATATTAAAGAAAATAAAAGAATTGTTCCTTTAACTATTTTTTTAGATCATGAGCAAAGAATAATATTAATTTCAGGACCTAATGCAGGTGGAAAATCTGTTTGCCTGAAAACAGTAGGCTTGCTTCAATATATGTTACAATGCGGATTGTTAGTACCAATGAGTGAACAATCAAAAATGGGAATATTTGAAAACATATTTATTGATATAGGCGATGAACAGTCAATAGAAAATGATTTAAGTACTTATAGTTCGCATTTACTAAACATGAAATATTTTATCAGGAAAACTGATGAAAACACATTACTGTTAATTGATGAGTTTGGTACCGGTACTGAACCTATGTTAGGTGGTGCTATTGCTGAATCTTTGCTGAACAAACTAAATGATAAAAACACTTTTGGAGTAATTACAACACATTACACAAATTTAAAACATTTTGCATCGCAAAAAGAAGGTATAGTAAATGGTGCAATGCTTTATGATTCGAACAAATTAGAACCTATATTTCAATTAGAAATCGGAAAACCCGGCAGTTCATTTGCTTTTGAAATAGCAAGGAAAATTGGTTTACCTGAAGATATTCTTGATTCTGCTAAAGAAAAAATCGGAGAAGAACATATTCATTTTGATAAACATCTGAAAAATATTGTAAGAGACAAAAGATACTGGGAAAATAAAAGAAAAAAAATACGTATTTCTGAAAAAAAACTCCTTGAAATTATTGAAAAGCAAAGTAAAGAACTAAACGAAGCACAATCGAAGAAAAAAAATATAGTAGAACAAGCAAATATCGAAGCAAAAGAATTATTATCATCAGTAAATAAAAAAATCGAAAATACTATCAGAAAAATAAAGGAAAGTGACGCTGAAAAAGAAAAAACAAAATCAATAAGAAAGGAATTTGAAGAATTTAAAACAAATATTGAAAAAAAACAGGATTCCCATAACAAAATTATAACCGATAAGATACACAAGTTGAAAAAGATAGAAAATCAATTAAAAAAGAAAAATCCGGAGCTTGTAAAAGAAAAACCAATTAAAAATAAAAATGAACCCGACTATATTATAAGAATTGGAGATAAAGTTAAGATCATTGACCAGCAAGCTGCAGGAGAAGTAATTGATATGAACGAAAAAAATATAGTTATTGGAATAGGAAATATAATCACAACAATTAGTAAAGATAAACTTGAAAAGATAAGTAATAACGAATTTAGGCGCATTACAGGAAAAAGAAGTTCATCAATAACAGCATGGGATCCACATAAACGAAAATTAAATTTTAAACCGGGCATAGATATTCGTGGGAAAAGAGCTGATGAAGCACTCAGAATTGTTGCCGAATATATTGACGAAGCAATTGTGGTTGAAGCAAAAGAAGTTAAAATACTTCATGGCAAAGGAGATGGAATTTTAAGACAAATAATCAGGGATTATCTAAAAACTATAAACCTTATTAAATCTTGTAATGATGAACATATTGATGCCGGTGGGGCAGGTATTACTGTAGTAAATTTTTGA
- a CDS encoding M48 family metallopeptidase: MQKEKKIHIEDIGCVHFIQNSRIKNINISIKPFKGVRVSFPMFVSFKNAEQVVYKKQEWIKTHSDKIKDIESNKTIFNKNSVFKTRKHILEINQHNDNKISVNVNDTKIFVNYPIDINIKNENVQKAIRRGIEKAWELEAYDILPERLEYLAKKTGLFYKDIVIKNLKSRWGSCSHDNIISLSVHLMNLPDHLIDYVLLHELVHTVEKSHNKNFWISLQKVTDNAKELKKQMKHHKIGIY; the protein is encoded by the coding sequence GTGCAAAAAGAAAAAAAAATTCATATTGAAGATATTGGTTGTGTCCATTTTATTCAAAATTCCCGCATTAAAAATATTAATATTTCAATAAAACCATTTAAAGGAGTTAGGGTTTCTTTCCCGATGTTTGTTTCATTCAAAAATGCAGAACAAGTTGTTTATAAAAAGCAGGAATGGATTAAAACACATTCAGATAAAATTAAAGATATTGAAAGTAATAAAACAATATTCAATAAAAATTCAGTTTTTAAAACAAGGAAACATATACTTGAAATAAATCAACATAATGATAATAAAATATCTGTAAATGTAAATGACACAAAAATATTTGTTAATTATCCTATTGATATAAATATAAAAAATGAGAATGTTCAAAAAGCAATAAGGAGGGGTATTGAAAAAGCATGGGAGCTTGAAGCATACGATATTTTACCTGAAAGATTGGAATATTTAGCAAAAAAAACAGGATTATTTTATAAAGATATTGTAATAAAAAATTTAAAATCAAGATGGGGAAGTTGTTCGCATGATAATATTATTTCTCTTTCTGTTCATTTAATGAATTTACCCGACCACTTGATAGATTATGTTTTATTACATGAACTGGTTCATACAGTTGAAAAAAGCCATAATAAAAATTTCTGGATATCACTTCAAAAAGTAACCGATAATGCTAAAGAACTAAAAAAGCAAATGAAACATCATAAAATTGGGATTTATTAA